ATTCCACACGTGCCTCCTCCCGTCGCTCAACTGCTACTGTTGCGAAGAATCGTGTTGCCGGCGgttctaaaacaaaatcttCGTCTGTCTCTATTCCAAAGACTGTGCAACCGCCCACTATGCAATCTAATCCAACCGGCCGTGGTGGGAGGACTCGAAAGAGGTCGTCACTTACTAGTGGGCGTTCTGACCCCACTAAGAAGTCTAAGGCCGCTGGCGGCGATGATGTTTCGGCTGCTGTTGATCAGTACGAAATCCATGCTGACGATGCTTTCAAAAAGACGGCTGATTCTGCTGTTGCGGTTCACCCGTCTCCGCAGCCGTCCATTGAGATTTTGGACGAGGAAGATCGTGGCGGCGAGAATGAGGCTCCGTTTCAGCACTGTGCCATGTCGGCCGCAGTGACAGGGGGTAATTCTAGTATGCCTCCTGTTAGTCGTAGCGAGAATCGATCTGGTGATTCTCGACTAAATTATCATCTGCCGCTTCGTACCGGCAGTTGGATTGAGGATACCCCCTTTAAGATCCCGGAAGCAATGAAATCATGGTTCGGGTCTTTTGGCGGCGAACCCACCGATCAGTTCTACCCAAACATTGATCTGCTGTGTGGGGAGTCGGTGGCGACGGATTCTACTAAGGACGGTGGGGATTTGGGCTACCGTGCTTTTCGGGATCTGATTACTCCTGCTGACAGGCCACAGGGTCAGATTGACGCCCCTGCTGCTCagcatttcaacgatttatACAAGGTATTTCTTGCTTAGCTTGCTACAACTTTCTATcgggcctttttttttttttttttttttttttgattactCATTTgtacaacaattttttttgtttcttaggCTGTTCAATCCAGCATGGATTTGTACTATGTCTATCGTTGGAACCAGATGCAGCTGACGCAGAATAGCATTGATATTGCCGAGCTGAAGAAGCGGGCTGAGGCGGCTGAATCTGCTTTGAAGATTAATGAGAAGAAGTTGGAGAGTGCTTCTTCGAATTTGGAGGCGGCGAACCGACGGCTGGAAGAGGTTGAGCCGAAGCTTAAGGCTGAAACTGAGAGGGCAGACGGTCTGACTGAGGAGCTGACTGGTCTTATCCAGAGTTTGCCTGTGGTGAAGAAGACTGCCGCCAAGAGAGCTGTTGATAAGCTTCTCCAGTCTGACTGGTTTAATGATATTCTTACTCTGCGCCATAACGGTGGTTGGTGCGCTGCTCATCGGGTCGTTTGCCATGTGAAGAAGCTGGATGAGGATGGGTGGCAAGAATTTGAGGCTGGGTATGAGGAGAAGGAGCTGTACAAGGTTGCTACCGGCTTTGAGCCTCAGGAGCTACCCGAGGCTGTGATTTGCAATGCCAATCAAAGAATCTTGCCCCCCTTGCAAGTTCCAGAAGATGCCTACTGGTCTGGTGATGAGCGTGCCGTTTGACGGTCTTGGCAGTCATCACCCTCCTCTTCTTGCGGATCCTCTACTTTTCCCAGCCGGCCTCATACATGTTAGGGTTTTTTAGTTTAGCCGGTTGGCTTTTGACTTTTTGCCAGATGCTGTTAGGGCACTTATTGTTGATGTAACATATCTTAGAACATCGTTTTATTGTAGGGGTGTCGGTTTTTAACCGACATCTTTTGTGCCTTGTGATCAGCTAATCACTTCGCAAGATTTTTTGGTGATGGCTGTCGGTTTTTAGTGTTTTTTCTGCTGTAATCATGCATTTATAACAAGTAGTTTTTTGATTGTATGTTTACTTCGTTTTGCGTATGATACTTCCATTTTATTAGCATGAACTCTTATTTGTTGACGGCCTTTCTATATTTTTAAC
This sequence is a window from Spinacia oleracea cultivar Varoflay chromosome 1, BTI_SOV_V1, whole genome shotgun sequence. Protein-coding genes within it:
- the LOC130466292 gene encoding uncharacterized protein isoform X2, with amino-acid sequence MQSNPTGRGGRTRKRSSLTSGRSDPTKKSKAAGGDDVSAAVDQYEIHADDAFKKTADSAVAVHPSPQPSIEILDEEDRGGENEAPFQHCAMSAAVTGGNSSMPPVSRSENRSGDSRLNYHLPLRTGSWIEDTPFKIPEAMKSWFGSFGGEPTDQFYPNIDLLCGESVATDSTKDGGDLGYRAFRDLITPADRPQGQIDAPAAQHFNDLYKAVQSSMDLYYVYRWNQMQLTQNSIDIAELKKRAEAAESALKINEKKLESASSNLEAANRRLEEVEPKLKAETERADGLTEELTGLIQSLPVVKKTAAKRAVDKLLQSDWFNDILTLRHNGGWCAAHRVVCHVKKLDEDGWQEFEAGYEEKELYKVATGFEPQELPEAVICNANQRILPPLQVPEDAYWSGDERAV